One region of Primulina tabacum isolate GXHZ01 chromosome 1, ASM2559414v2, whole genome shotgun sequence genomic DNA includes:
- the LOC142509700 gene encoding uncharacterized protein LOC142509700 yields MIGLIEKLVGLDVAIPSELSTDILLLSLPASFDRFVVNFNMNKLEATLEELINMLTNYEATIKKEKLILLVGSSYVTKNRAPNKGKKRYAPPKKNKPNKKPYKKSKSGPTKHDKSEQICFHCNKPGHWRRDCEEYLAQKRSGLGDGKKQEA; encoded by the exons atgattgggctcatcgagaagttggtgGGACTCGACGTGGCTATTCCTAGTGAGCTCTCGACTGATATTCTCTTGCTGTCTTTGCCTGCCTCGTTCGATAGATTtgtggttaattttaatatgaacaagcttgagGCCACCCTTGAAGAGTTGATAAATATGCTTACTAATTATGAGGCCACAATTAAAAAGGAAAAGCTTATTCTTCTAGTGGGTTCTTCGTACGTTACGAAAAATAGAGCCCCAAATAAAGGCAAGAAGCGTTATGCCCCTCCAAAGAAGAACaagcccaacaagaagccatacAAGAAATCAAAATCGGGGCCCACAAAGCATGACAAGTCAGAACAAATCTGTTTCCACTGCaacaagcctggacattggaggcgtgaTTGCGAGGAGTATCTAGCCCAGAAGCGTTCTGGCCTTG gtgatgggaagaagcaaGAGGCTTAG